One genomic window of Mesorhizobium loti includes the following:
- a CDS encoding autoinducer-binding protein, whose product MEDTDAFDFIERCESHRRSKSLLDDLLSTVKVLGFDHLIFSGVPVDSRKLASMVELNGWPVAWFERYVSANHAAVDGVSIFAARTLKPFFWADIPERFSATKQSSAVQGEAREFGMRSGFAVPMLSLHHGRSVMSFASPGNRCDISDRQKKRLVAMAMYAGQSLAEKDDEPPHGPTITQREKEMLYWAALGKSAWEISEILGLAERTVEWHLQSTRKKFGVAKTIQAIVEAIRRGIIHP is encoded by the coding sequence ATGGAAGACACCGACGCCTTCGATTTCATTGAACGCTGCGAATCTCATCGGCGATCAAAAAGCCTTCTGGACGACCTTCTTTCGACGGTGAAAGTGCTGGGCTTCGATCATCTGATTTTTAGTGGGGTTCCCGTCGATAGTCGAAAATTGGCTTCGATGGTGGAGCTGAACGGTTGGCCTGTGGCTTGGTTCGAACGGTATGTCAGTGCCAATCACGCGGCTGTCGACGGGGTCAGCATCTTTGCCGCTCGCACACTGAAACCTTTCTTTTGGGCTGACATTCCAGAAAGGTTTTCCGCAACTAAACAATCGAGTGCGGTGCAGGGTGAAGCGCGAGAATTCGGCATGCGCAGCGGATTTGCCGTTCCGATGCTCAGCCTCCATCACGGGCGATCCGTCATGTCTTTTGCATCGCCGGGCAACCGATGCGACATTTCAGACCGTCAAAAGAAACGGCTTGTTGCCATGGCAATGTACGCGGGGCAGTCTTTGGCAGAAAAGGATGATGAGCCGCCTCACGGCCCAACAATTACACAGCGGGAAAAAGAGATGCTGTATTGGGCGGCCCTTGGCAAATCCGCCTGGGAAATATCTGAGATACTCGGCTTGGCGGAGAGAACGGTGGAGTGGCACCTCCAATCGACTCGCAAAAAATTCGGCGTTGCCAAAACCATTCAAGCAATTGTTGAGGCCATAAGACGGGGGATAATACACCCTTGA
- a CDS encoding autoinducer synthase, producing MIQAHVVTSENKHLYAHEFDQFLRWRHDIFVNQKRWRPESPDGRETDEFDTNAATYILGIEDGDVVTSARLIPTSQPHLVSKMFPQMCERTGVPCRSDWAEWTRTYVVPSKRSVSRRGTLTELCCAVMEFAVEEGLSAIGGIQETCFMSHHQVLKWQVTPLGLAQEIEGEMCIVAYIHVDDAALKSVRRLLGIDRTLLVRRGPLKPFIQDGH from the coding sequence ATGATTCAAGCGCACGTTGTTACGAGCGAGAACAAACACCTGTATGCGCACGAATTCGACCAGTTTCTGCGCTGGCGACATGATATTTTCGTCAACCAAAAAAGATGGCGGCCAGAAAGCCCTGATGGCCGGGAAACCGATGAGTTCGACACGAATGCTGCAACGTACATCCTGGGAATTGAGGACGGCGACGTGGTTACATCGGCCAGGCTGATACCGACCAGTCAGCCTCATCTGGTCTCCAAGATGTTTCCACAGATGTGCGAGCGCACCGGGGTTCCGTGCCGATCCGATTGGGCGGAATGGACCCGCACCTACGTTGTGCCATCCAAGCGCAGTGTGTCCCGTCGCGGCACTCTCACCGAATTGTGCTGCGCGGTGATGGAATTCGCTGTCGAAGAAGGGCTCTCTGCCATCGGAGGCATCCAGGAAACCTGTTTCATGTCGCATCACCAAGTTCTCAAATGGCAGGTCACGCCGCTCGGCCTCGCCCAGGAAATAGAAGGCGAAATGTGCATTGTGGCCTACATCCACGTCGATGACGCGGCGCTGAAAAGTGTTCGCCGCCTACTCGGCATCGATCGGACGCTGCTCGTGAGGCGGGGCCCATTGAAACCTTTTATCCAGGACGGGCATTAA
- a CDS encoding IS66 family transposase, with the protein MAMTADQLPDDPDALKAMVLARDVENARLIQIIKELQRHRFGRRAETLPEDQLLLGLEEAEQIEAAGEEEKEQPDPGERQARVAKRRANRGALPPHLPRTEMVVDIEDHACPCCRNGLHRIGEDVSERLDIVPAQLRVIVVRRPKYACRACEDVVVQAPAPARLIEGGLPTETTVAQVLVSKYADHLPLYRQAQIYARQGINLDRSTLADWVGRAAWHLRPVHERLLGKLKSSPKLFADETTAPVLDPGRGKTKTGQLWAYARDDRPWEGSDPPGVAYVYAPDRKAERPIAHLAGFTGILQVDGYGGYRVLADKSGVTLAFCWAHVRRRFYELAVSGPAPIASEALRRIGELYKIEDDIRGRSATERRAMRQDKSRAIVVDLEPWLREKLGLISQKTKLAEAIRYTLSRWEGLSRFLDDGRIEIDSNTVERSIRPIALNRKNALFAGSDGGAEHWAVIASLIETCKLNDVEPLGYLADVLSRIVNGHPNSQIDDLLPWAYIPAPELKAVA; encoded by the coding sequence ATGGCGATGACGGCTGACCAGCTTCCCGACGATCCGGACGCGCTGAAGGCGATGGTCCTGGCGCGCGACGTCGAGAATGCCCGCCTGATCCAGATCATCAAGGAATTGCAGCGTCATCGCTTCGGCCGTCGTGCGGAGACGCTTCCCGAGGATCAGTTGCTGCTGGGGCTCGAAGAGGCCGAGCAGATCGAGGCCGCCGGCGAGGAAGAGAAGGAACAGCCCGATCCTGGCGAACGTCAGGCGCGTGTCGCCAAGCGCCGGGCGAACCGCGGTGCGTTGCCACCCCACCTGCCGCGCACGGAGATGGTCGTCGACATCGAGGACCATGCCTGCCCGTGCTGTCGCAATGGCCTGCACCGGATCGGCGAGGACGTGAGCGAGCGGCTCGACATCGTTCCGGCGCAGCTGCGCGTGATCGTGGTGCGCCGGCCCAAATATGCCTGCCGCGCCTGCGAGGACGTTGTCGTGCAGGCTCCGGCGCCCGCGCGGCTGATCGAAGGCGGCCTGCCGACCGAGACCACCGTCGCGCAGGTGCTGGTGTCCAAATATGCCGATCATCTGCCGCTCTATCGCCAGGCGCAGATCTACGCCCGGCAGGGAATCAATCTCGATCGCTCCACGCTCGCCGATTGGGTCGGCCGCGCCGCCTGGCACCTGCGTCCGGTCCACGAGCGGCTGCTTGGCAAGCTGAAGTCCTCGCCAAAACTCTTCGCCGACGAGACGACCGCGCCAGTGCTCGATCCCGGCCGCGGCAAGACTAAGACAGGTCAACTCTGGGCCTATGCCCGCGATGACCGACCATGGGAAGGGAGCGACCCGCCGGGCGTCGCCTATGTCTATGCGCCGGACCGAAAGGCCGAGCGTCCGATCGCTCATCTCGCGGGCTTCACCGGAATCCTTCAGGTCGACGGCTATGGCGGCTATCGTGTGCTGGCCGACAAAAGCGGCGTGACGCTCGCCTTCTGCTGGGCACACGTGCGCCGGCGCTTCTATGAACTGGCCGTGTCCGGACCAGCGCCGATCGCCAGCGAGGCGCTCAGACGGATTGGCGAACTCTACAAGATCGAGGATGACATCCGTGGCCGATCGGCCACCGAGCGTCGTGCGATGCGTCAAGACAAAAGCCGCGCCATCGTCGTCGATCTCGAGCCCTGGCTTCGCGAGAAACTCGGTCTGATCAGCCAGAAGACAAAGCTCGCCGAGGCGATCCGCTACACGCTCTCGCGCTGGGAAGGCCTCTCGCGCTTCCTTGACGACGGCCGCATCGAGATCGACAGCAACACCGTCGAACGCTCGATCCGTCCGATCGCGCTCAACCGCAAGAACGCGCTCTTCGCAGGCTCTGACGGCGGTGCCGAACACTGGGCAGTCATCGCCTCGCTGATCGAAACCTGCAAACTCAACGATGTCGAACCGCTCGGCTATCTCGCCGATGTCCTCTCCAGGATCGTCAACGGCCACCCCAACAGCCAGATCGACGACCTGCTGCCTTGGGCTTACATCCCGGCTCCCGAGCTCAAGGCCGTGGCCTGA
- a CDS encoding transposase, whose protein sequence is MSGLDLTLDPERQLRRFEVINGAGGRRHWSVDDKARIIAETLEPNTIISEVARRYGLRPQQVFAWRREARKQAASVQQDSPAFVPAVVAPEPVARRPPKQRKLQATRDAGMIELEIDGIAMRVGRGADTRTVAAVIRALKATS, encoded by the coding sequence GTGTCTGGACTTGACCTTACGCTTGACCCGGAGCGGCAGCTTCGGCGTTTCGAGGTGATCAACGGTGCTGGCGGCCGGCGTCATTGGTCTGTGGATGACAAAGCGCGGATCATCGCGGAGACGCTGGAGCCGAATACAATCATTTCCGAGGTCGCCCGCCGTTATGGTCTCAGGCCGCAGCAGGTCTTCGCCTGGCGCCGGGAAGCGCGCAAACAGGCAGCTTCGGTGCAGCAAGATTCTCCTGCCTTCGTGCCGGCGGTTGTGGCGCCGGAACCTGTAGCCAGGCGTCCACCGAAGCAGCGGAAACTGCAAGCCACCCGAGATGCCGGCATGATCGAGCTTGAGATCGACGGCATCGCCATGCGGGTCGGCCGTGGCGCCGATACCAGGACGGTGGCGGCGGTGATCCGCGCGCTGAAGGCGACGTCGTGA
- a CDS encoding recombinase family protein yields the protein MTEHSKIAAGHQARLAVVYLRQSSASQVENNRESTERQYALSGRARELGWPDERVLVIDEDLGLSGSGSVMRAGFARLTSEVALARVGIVLGLEVSRLARNNADWHRLIELAGLTDTLIGDADGIYHPALFNDRLLLGLKGAMSEAELHVLRARLNGGIRNKAARGELRRGLPIGFVWGEADGEILIHPDEAVAHAIRTVFARFAELGSARRVWLWFREQAMKFPLWLNARTELRWGEASYHAVHSVLANPVYAGAYVYGKYRRETVLDETGARCKRIRKLPMEDWQVLIKDHHQGYIDWPTFEANRERMAANTQPRTHAKAQEQAGGAAREGGALLQGIARCGHCGRRLHTHYRGRTVTPGYHCPGKVVVEGRGVHCLNVGGGQIDEAVVAAFLEALEPVRLTATLEAAERLENDRDAALKQWRLDVERAAFAVNRAERRYCAVDPDNRLVARRLEQEWEEALRALEAAKAELARREEQRPRVLSATEREKLLALGADLASVWYAPTTTPRDRKELLRTLLDEVTLHVDRDEAAALLVLRWKGDATSRLTVALPRSRPATVRTDEDTLALLRRLAPHYPDAVIAGVLNRQGRRTAYGHRFDANRVGYLRKHWKIPACKAKPPAADGDIVTVRQAAAALGVAPSTLHRHVNDGLIPGEQVTPGAPWRIRLTAELKARFLATPGEGFEPIRDAMENLGLSRQVVLQRVKRGELEAVHVVRGQRKGLWIKTIDQNPSLFEQIP from the coding sequence ATGACTGAACACAGCAAAATCGCCGCCGGTCACCAGGCCCGGCTGGCTGTCGTCTACCTGCGCCAGTCGAGCGCCTCACAGGTGGAGAACAACCGTGAATCGACCGAGCGGCAATACGCGCTCTCCGGTCGGGCGCGCGAGCTGGGTTGGCCGGACGAGCGTGTCCTGGTCATCGACGAGGACCTTGGCCTGTCCGGCTCCGGCAGCGTCATGCGCGCCGGCTTTGCGCGGCTGACCAGCGAGGTGGCGCTGGCCCGGGTCGGCATCGTGCTTGGCCTGGAGGTTTCGCGGCTGGCGCGCAACAATGCCGACTGGCACCGGCTGATCGAGTTGGCCGGGCTGACCGATACGCTGATTGGCGATGCCGACGGGATCTACCACCCGGCTCTGTTCAACGATAGGCTTTTGCTCGGGTTGAAAGGCGCCATGAGCGAGGCCGAATTGCACGTCCTGCGCGCCCGCCTCAATGGCGGCATCCGCAACAAGGCAGCGCGCGGTGAATTGCGCCGCGGCCTACCGATCGGCTTCGTCTGGGGCGAGGCGGACGGCGAGATCCTGATCCATCCCGACGAGGCCGTCGCCCATGCCATCCGCACCGTCTTTGCCCGCTTTGCCGAGCTCGGCTCGGCGCGCCGCGTGTGGCTGTGGTTCCGCGAGCAAGCGATGAAGTTCCCGCTGTGGCTTAATGCACGCACCGAGCTGCGCTGGGGCGAGGCCAGCTACCACGCGGTTCACAGCGTGCTTGCCAATCCAGTCTATGCCGGCGCCTATGTCTATGGCAAGTATCGCCGAGAGACGGTGCTCGACGAAACCGGCGCGCGGTGCAAGCGGATACGCAAGCTGCCGATGGAAGACTGGCAAGTGCTGATCAAGGACCACCACCAGGGCTATATCGATTGGCCCACCTTCGAGGCCAATCGAGAGCGCATGGCGGCCAACACCCAACCCCGGACGCACGCCAAGGCGCAGGAACAGGCCGGTGGCGCCGCCAGAGAGGGTGGCGCCCTGCTGCAGGGCATTGCCCGCTGCGGCCACTGCGGGCGACGGCTGCACACCCATTATCGCGGCCGCACCGTGACGCCGGGCTACCATTGTCCCGGCAAGGTGGTCGTCGAGGGCAGAGGCGTCCATTGCCTCAATGTTGGCGGCGGGCAGATCGATGAAGCCGTGGTGGCGGCCTTCCTGGAGGCGCTGGAGCCGGTGCGCCTGACCGCCACGCTCGAAGCGGCCGAGCGGCTGGAGAACGATCGCGACGCAGCACTCAAGCAATGGCGGCTCGACGTGGAGCGCGCCGCCTTCGCCGTCAACCGCGCCGAGCGCCGCTATTGCGCCGTCGATCCCGACAATCGCCTGGTCGCCCGCAGGCTCGAGCAGGAGTGGGAGGAGGCGTTGCGCGCCCTGGAGGCGGCAAAGGCGGAACTGGCGCGGCGCGAGGAGCAGCGTCCGCGCGTCCTGTCGGCCACGGAGCGGGAAAAGCTGCTTGCCCTCGGGGCCGATCTGGCGAGCGTTTGGTACGCGCCCACCACCACGCCGCGTGACCGCAAGGAATTGCTGCGCACGCTCCTCGATGAGGTCACCCTCCATGTCGATCGCGACGAGGCAGCGGCGCTTCTCGTCCTGCGCTGGAAGGGCGACGCTACGAGTCGCCTCACCGTCGCCTTGCCGCGCTCGCGGCCGGCGACGGTTCGTACCGACGAGGACACGCTGGCGCTGCTGCGGCGGCTGGCACCGCATTATCCCGACGCGGTCATTGCCGGCGTCCTCAACCGCCAGGGCCGCCGAACGGCGTACGGCCACCGGTTTGACGCCAACCGCGTCGGCTATCTGCGTAAGCACTGGAAGATTCCCGCCTGCAAGGCCAAGCCACCAGCCGCCGACGGCGACATCGTCACCGTCCGTCAGGCCGCTGCCGCGCTCGGCGTGGCGCCATCGACGCTTCACCGCCATGTCAACGACGGCCTCATCCCGGGCGAACAGGTGACACCCGGTGCGCCATGGCGCATTCGCCTGACCGCCGAACTCAAGGCCCGCTTCCTGGCCACGCCTGGCGAAGGCTTTGAGCCCATCCGCGACGCCATGGAGAACCTCGGCCTGTCGCGCCAGGTCGTGTTGCAGCGAGTAAAACGCGGCGAACTCGAAGCCGTCCATGTCGTGCGTGGACAGAGAAAAGGCCTATGGATCAAGACGATAGACCAAAATCCCAGCCTCTTCGAACAGATACCGTGA
- a CDS encoding recombinase family protein, with the protein MARIGYARTSTTDQNLAAQIAALRNAGCEVIREEQKSGASLEGRPQLMTILDFIHAGETLVITRIDRLARSLRDLQVIVDRLKAKGAHLVATEQPVDTSTAAGKAFFDMLGVFAEFETNLRRERQAEGIAAARKRGIYKGRPPKIDRAEILLRLQKGQGPSKIARDLAISRGTVYQVRNGASE; encoded by the coding sequence ATGGCTCGTATCGGATATGCCCGTACATCCACAACAGACCAGAACCTCGCCGCGCAAATCGCCGCGCTCAGGAACGCCGGCTGCGAGGTCATCCGCGAGGAGCAGAAAAGTGGTGCATCGCTCGAAGGTCGTCCGCAACTGATGACCATTCTCGACTTCATCCATGCCGGCGAAACTCTTGTCATCACCCGCATCGACCGGCTGGCCAGATCGTTGCGAGATCTTCAGGTGATAGTCGACCGACTCAAGGCCAAGGGCGCGCATCTGGTGGCCACCGAGCAGCCCGTCGATACCTCCACAGCCGCCGGCAAGGCGTTCTTCGACATGCTCGGCGTCTTCGCGGAATTCGAAACTAACCTGCGGCGCGAGCGGCAGGCTGAAGGTATCGCCGCCGCCAGGAAACGTGGCATCTACAAAGGTCGCCCACCGAAGATTGACCGCGCAGAAATCCTGCTTCGCCTCCAAAAGGGTCAGGGACCCAGCAAGATCGCCCGCGATCTCGCCATATCACGTGGCACGGTCTATCAGGTACGCAACGGTGCTTCCGAATGA
- a CDS encoding IS110 family transposase: MRIIALDVHRSFAQMAILEKGKIRDAGRIDLERSRLLQFAMKLKPDDEIVIEATGNTSAIVRLLSPFVGRVVIANPILVRAIAWAKVKTDKIDAAVLAKLHASGFLPEVWMPDEETETRRRVVAERTQLVSQMTRLKNRIHSVLHANLIPPYKGTLFSKRGRAWLEAQPLAEDQRRVVLRHAGELDRLGGELAQVDKSLAQTALQEPRGKRLMTITGVNVTVALSIVAAIGDVERFSSPEKLVSYFGLNPRVRQSGDKPAYHGRITKQGRAHARSMLVEAAWVISGVPGPLRAFFMRIRDKRGKHVAAVATARKLAVIVWHMLTKDENYIWSRSALLDWKLRKLELTAGYPSLRGGKTKGSAADYSNKSVRESERETIGNAEEVYRRFVATWKQQSPKGRSGAAHEVRRS, encoded by the coding sequence ATGAGAATCATTGCCCTTGATGTTCACCGATCATTCGCCCAAATGGCGATCTTGGAGAAAGGCAAAATCCGGGATGCGGGGAGGATCGATCTTGAACGCAGCCGCCTGTTGCAGTTCGCCATGAAGCTCAAGCCGGATGACGAGATCGTCATCGAGGCAACAGGCAATACAAGTGCGATCGTGCGACTATTGTCGCCTTTTGTGGGCCGCGTGGTTATAGCCAATCCGATCCTGGTCCGGGCCATCGCCTGGGCCAAGGTCAAGACCGACAAGATCGACGCGGCAGTGCTGGCGAAGCTTCATGCGAGTGGCTTTCTGCCTGAAGTCTGGATGCCGGACGAGGAAACCGAGACGCGTCGTCGCGTGGTGGCCGAACGAACGCAGCTCGTCTCCCAGATGACCCGTCTCAAAAACCGAATCCATTCCGTTCTGCACGCCAACCTGATCCCGCCCTACAAGGGCACCCTGTTCTCAAAGCGGGGCAGGGCTTGGCTGGAGGCTCAGCCGCTCGCCGAGGATCAGCGCCGTGTCGTCCTTCGCCATGCCGGTGAACTCGATCGCCTTGGTGGTGAGCTTGCACAAGTAGACAAGAGTCTCGCGCAGACGGCCCTCCAGGAGCCTCGGGGCAAGCGACTGATGACGATCACCGGCGTGAACGTCACGGTCGCGCTGAGTATCGTGGCGGCCATTGGCGATGTCGAACGGTTCTCATCACCGGAAAAGCTTGTCAGCTATTTTGGGCTCAACCCGCGGGTCCGGCAGTCCGGCGACAAGCCGGCCTATCACGGCCGCATCACCAAACAAGGCCGAGCCCACGCGCGGTCGATGCTGGTCGAGGCGGCGTGGGTCATTTCCGGCGTGCCTGGCCCGCTGCGGGCCTTCTTCATGCGCATCCGCGACAAGCGAGGTAAGCACGTTGCCGCGGTCGCGACTGCGCGCAAGCTGGCGGTCATCGTCTGGCACATGCTGACCAAGGACGAAAACTACATCTGGAGCCGCTCGGCGCTCCTGGATTGGAAGCTCCGAAAGCTGGAATTGACCGCCGGCTATCCGTCTCTTCGCGGCGGCAAGACAAAGGGATCTGCTGCCGACTACAGCAACAAGTCGGTACGCGAGAGCGAGCGCGAGACGATCGGCAACGCCGAGGAAGTCTACCGTCGCTTCGTCGCTACATGGAAACAGCAATCGCCGAAGGGGCGCTCGGGCGCCGCACATGAGGTGCGACGATCATAG
- the tnpB gene encoding IS66 family insertion sequence element accessory protein TnpB, whose product MIGPTGAVKVMVATKPVDFRKGAEGLAALVRETMGADPFSGAVYVFRAKRTDRIKLIFWDGTGVCLYAKRLEDGEFRWPKVHDGMMRLTAAQLSALLEGLDWRRVHEARRTRVPAQAG is encoded by the coding sequence GTGATCGGGCCGACGGGTGCGGTCAAGGTCATGGTGGCGACGAAGCCGGTCGACTTCCGCAAGGGCGCGGAGGGATTGGCGGCGCTGGTGCGCGAGACGATGGGCGCCGATCCGTTCAGCGGCGCGGTCTACGTCTTCCGGGCCAAGCGCACCGACCGGATCAAGCTGATCTTCTGGGACGGCACCGGCGTCTGCCTCTATGCCAAGCGTTTGGAGGATGGGGAGTTCCGCTGGCCGAAAGTGCATGACGGCATGATGCGGCTGACGGCCGCGCAACTGTCGGCGCTACTCGAAGGGCTGGACTGGCGGCGGGTCCACGAGGCGCGCCGGACCCGCGTTCCGGCGCAGGCAGGCTGA